Proteins found in one Lonchura striata isolate bLonStr1 chromosome 25, bLonStr1.mat, whole genome shotgun sequence genomic segment:
- the FBXO47 gene encoding F-box only protein 47 — MLLNYLPVKDISTLSMVSKSISARLVRYIGTAAGSRRLLLRDFHQELPAPRGAAGILQHYRALGLLLKRCTLLLPTRDRLRSAQRLLQGVSCFKLSGCAVPLRCLGLRCYGEFLQILTAGWDELECHRVFNFLWELSNLARKVQTVVSSKPGSARRLELRIRLFCRGVLLSPGSRRSDSAFWLTRILKPWPMVNQARLLYIIFGPVSSRDGHVVWQKMTEGPTDESSLKGLADAIKLLYGTEAREWTADDVISLVDELSVVPQEWLMENNARLLLLSGNSICFTFLASKAVNGRALELARLMVFMVLVCEKDLYHMDWAVRMMQKVCKVFSTPWERNNFLQCLENSFARMLMDMLQAVLAGDRDEEDSSFLNLFHLLNAQASFHKEILSLAMGSST, encoded by the exons ATGCTGCTGAATTATCTCCCAG TGAAGGACATCAGCACGCTGAGCATGGTGTCCAAGAGCATCAGCGCCCGCCTGGTCCGCTACATCGGCACGGCCGCGGGGAGCCGCCGCCTGCTGCTGCGCGACTTCCACCAGGAgctgcccgcgccccgcggagccgccggcATCCTGCAGCACTACCGGGCTCTGG ggctgctgctgaagcGCTGcacgctgctgctgcccacccgGGACAGGCTCCGCTCGGCGCAGCGCCTGCTGCAGGGG GTTTCCTGTTTCAAGCTGAGCGGCTGCGCCGTTCCCCTGCGCTGCCTGGGGCTGCGCTGCTACGGCGAGTTCCTCCAG ATCCTGACGGCGGGCTGGGACGAGCTCGAGTGCCACCGGGTGTTCAACTTCCTCTGGGAGCTCAGCAACTTAGCCCGCAAGGTGCAGACGGTGGTCAGCAGCAAACCAG gcagcgcccggcgcctGGAGCTGCGGATCCGCCTGTTCTGCCGGGGGGTGCTGCTGTCCCCGGGCAGCCGCCGCAGCGACTCCGCCTTTTGGCTCACCCGCATCCTCAAGCCCTGGCCCATGGTCAACCAGGCTCGCCTGCTCTACATCATCTTCGGGCCCGTGTCCTCCCGCGATG GACACGTGGTGTGGCAGAAAATGACAGAAGGCCCGACAGATGAGAGCAGCCTGAAGGGTTTAGCCGATGCAATTAAGCTGCTGTACGGCACAGAAGCCAGAGAATGGACAGCAGATGATGTTATCAGTCTCGTGGATGAGCTCTcag TGGTTCCCCAGGAGTGGCTGATGGAGAACAACGCTCGGCTGCTGCTCCTGAGTGGGAACAGCATCTGCTTCACCTTCCTGGCCAGCAAAGCTGTCAACGGCAGGGCTCTGGAGCTGGCCAGGCTCATGGTCTTCATGGTTCTG GTGTGTGAGAAGGACCTGTACCACATGGACTGGGCGGTGAGGATGATGCAGAAGGTCTGCAAGGTTTTCAGCACTCCCTGGGAGAGGAACAacttcctgcagtgcctggagaACTCCTTTGCTCGCATGCTCATGGAcatgctgcaggcagtgctggcag gggacagggacgAGGAGGACAGCAGCTTCCTGAACCTCTTCCACCTGCTGAACGCACAGGCCAGCTTCCACAAGGAAATCctctccctggccatgggcagcagcacctga